The genomic window ttgtgaTGGATGAAACAACTGCCGTCAAGAGACTCGTTGATAATTCACTTCGCTCGACTTCATCGCATATTCCTTTGGATACAATACAAGAAACAATCTTGTGTAGACTCCCTATAAAGTCCCTCCTACGATTCCGCTGCATATGCAAGCCATGGGATTCTCTAATCTCAAAGGATCTCAAATTCGCCAAGAAACACCTTCGCGTGTCTCCCAAACGCCAACACCTCGTCACAACCACAACCCCATCCGGGGCTGAAGACTTAACTATGTCTGTCATGTCTTGTCCATTCGACTCTCTTAATCTCCACTCTAATCTTCACTCTAAGTCCACTCAACTCGATTACTCTCCCATACTATCATCAAAATACCATGATGGCCTTGTTGCTTCTAGCGACGGCATTCTTTGTTTTACCGTTAATGGACGGGCTGTTCTCTATAACCCTTGTATTAGAAAACTACAAGAATTACCCTATATAGATCTTCCACACAAGAAAGGTTCAACTTATTATGCTTTTGGTTTTGGCTATGATCCTTTCATCGATAATTACAAGGTTGTTGCTGATATGTACATTTATGAAACTCAAGTTATAGAAACTCATAGTTATACTTTGGGCACTGCCTCTTGGAAAAGGATTAAGGACTTCCCTTCTAAGTTTAGTATGAATGGATTTAGTAAATCAGAACATGGAATATTCATTAGAGGCGCGGTTAATTGGTTGACATCTAACTCGTATGGTTATTCGCGTGACATTGTTTCTCTTGATTTGGGGAAGGAATCTTATCAAGAAATATCACTACCTGATCTACCTGATTTACCTTTTGGAGATGAGTATAAACAGACGTTGACATTAGATGTGATGAGGGATTGCTTGTGCTTATTTGATATTTATCAAGGAAAGAGGCCAGACCGCCACGCTTTCACAGATGTTTGGCTTATGAAGGAATACGGAGATAAAGAGTCTTGGATTAAATTGATTCGTCTCCCTAGCTTTGCTAGCTACGCTGATTTCATGAATATAGTATATATTTCTGAGGACAACCATATGTTGCTTGTCTTCAGAAACAATAGTAAATTCAAGGGGGGTGTTTACGATTCTAAAAATGATACTATTACTATAAAGAGTTCTAGGACTCAAGATAAGTTAGGTATGGTAAAGTCAAAAGTCTACCTTGAAAGTTTGATATCACCTTCATAATAATATTAGGATGTAGATGAAGTGCTATGTCACTTATTTGAGCTCAACtttcttttatgtttgttttt from Trifolium pratense cultivar HEN17-A07 linkage group LG1, ARS_RC_1.1, whole genome shotgun sequence includes these protein-coding regions:
- the LOC123898631 gene encoding F-box/kelch-repeat protein At3g23880-like, whose protein sequence is MDETTAVKRLVDNSLRSTSSHIPLDTIQETILCRLPIKSLLRFRCICKPWDSLISKDLKFAKKHLRVSPKRQHLVTTTTPSGAEDLTMSVMSCPFDSLNLHSNLHSKSTQLDYSPILSSKYHDGLVASSDGILCFTVNGRAVLYNPCIRKLQELPYIDLPHKKGSTYYAFGFGYDPFIDNYKVVADMYIYETQVIETHSYTLGTASWKRIKDFPSKFSMNGFSKSEHGIFIRGAVNWLTSNSYGYSRDIVSLDLGKESYQEISLPDLPDLPFGDEYKQTLTLDVMRDCLCLFDIYQGKRPDRHAFTDVWLMKEYGDKESWIKLIRLPSFASYADFMNIVYISEDNHMLLVFRNNSKFKGGVYDSKNDTITIKSSRTQDKLGMVKSKVYLESLISPS